TCTTGACTTAACTCAGTTACCTAAAGGGCGCTTAACAGACATTCTAGCTACTTGGCCAGGACCTAATACTTGGATTATTCCTGCTAAAAGTGCAGTGCCTACTTGGCTTAAAGGGCAGTTTTCTTCACTGGCGGTTCGAGTGAGCGCACATCCTCAAGTTCATGACTTGTGTTTAGCGTTTGGTAAGCCATTAGTATCAAGCAGCGCTAATATCACAGGGCAGCCACCGGCGCGCAGTGCCGAGCTTTTAACACAGCAATTGGGCTGTGAACTTGACTATATCTTACCTGGCCATACCCAAGGGCTAGCTAACCCTTCTTTAATCCGCGATGCCTGCACTTTTGCCGTGGTGCGACCGGCCTGACGTTAACCTGCGAGAGACATTATAATGAGCACTCAACCTGATATCCACGCCGTAAAAGCATATTTACTCCAGCTACAAGATACTATTTGTGCTGGCTTAGCAGCAGCGGATGGTGGCGGACAATTTCTAGAAGACAGTTGGACGCGTGCCGAAGGCGGCGGCGGGCGTAGTCGTGTTATGCGCCACGGTAAAGTTATTGAGCAAGGCGGTGTTAATTTTTCCCATGTACATGGTGATGCCATGCCCGCCTCCGCCACCGCTCATCGCCCAGAATTGGCAGGGCGATCCTTTGAAGCCATGGGCGTCTCTTTAGTGATCCATCCTCATAATCCGCATGTGCCTACGAGTCATGCGAATGTGCGCTTTTTCTTTGCCGAAAAAGAGGGCGCCGATCCGGTGTGGTGGTTTGGCGGCGGCTTTGACTTAACCCCCTTTTATCCGGTTGAAGAAGACTGCCAACACTGGCATCAAGTTTCTCATGACTTATGTGCGCCTTTTGGCAAGCACGTATATGAAGACTATAAAAAGTGGTGTGATGACTACTTTTATCTAAAACATCGAGATGAAACTCGTGGTGTAGGCGGTTTATTTTTTGATGACCTAAACCAATGGCCCTTTGCACAATGCTTTGAATTTATGCAAGCGGTGGGTAATGGTTATTTAGAGGCGTATCTGCCAATTATTGAAAAGCGCAAAGCTACGCCCTATACCGAGCAAGAACGCCAGTTCCAGCTCTATCGTCGTGGGCGTTATGTTGAATTTAATTTAGTCTATGACAGAGGCACTTTGTTTGGCTTACAAACGGGCGGTCGCACCGAGTCTATTTTAATGTCGATGCCACCGCTGGCGCGTTGGGAATATGATTGGCAGCCTAAAACCGGCACCAAAGAAGCCTTGCTACAAGACTTCTTAGTACCAAGAGATTGGCTTTAATTTGGCTCGTGTTGCGGGGCAAACAAAGCGATAACTTCATCGATAAGGGCTTGGCGCTCGCCCCCAGGTAAATAAGCCGCGTATACTTCGCGGCTAATTGAGGGCGTATCAGCCACAATAAATAACTGCTCCTGTTGTTGATAATGACTGATCATGGAGCTGGGTAGAAACGTGCTGCCACCATGATGTAATAAATATTCTAAAGCGATGCGTACCGAGCCGGTGTGTAAAATAGGGGGCGTACTGGCATTAAAGAGTTTTGCATGTTGAGTGTTAAACGCGGTTCCCCAATCGATGCGAATATAATCTTGCGCCATAGCTTTAGCTGTATCGAGATGCTGATGGGACGACACCAGTTGTAGCTCCATGGTGTGCAGTGCGACATGGCGTACGCCCTCAATGCGCGCCGGATCTGTTAAAAACGCCAAATCCAAGGTGCGTCCTAATAAGGCGCGAGTCATTTGCTCTGGCGTGCGAATATCAGCACGCAACGATAATGCCGGCAACTCGCAATACAACCGATGCAATCCTTCTTGTAAGTAGGCATCCCATAAGTTCGCTGTTCCTGCCACCGCTAACTGTTGGGTTTGGCGCTCACTTAATGCTACTTCATGTTGCGCACGTGCCCACGCTAATAACATCGACTCCGCATGAGGGATCAGCGCATCACCCGACGAAGTAAGTTGGATATTATTTCGCAGTCGCGTAAACAAGGTGACACCCAACTGACTTTCTAACTGACGGATGCGAAAGCTGACCGCCGACGGCGTCAGGTATAAGTGTTCTGCCGCCTTGCCAAAATGACGAGTACGCGACACCTCTAAGAAGGTTTTTAAGAGTTCAGTATCCAATGCTAGCCACAATATTTTTGTTCGTTAGCGCAAAATCTATTCGTTTTAGTAATTTTTGCAACCAAAAACTGTAGAGACTGGCAATATCTGGGTTTTTACCGTCTACTAAGGCGATATTAAATCTTCCTCTTTTGTCAGCGAGCATTTTCATCATGGACAGATATGCCGTTATCGGTCATCCCATCAAACACAGTCAATCGCCTTTTATTCATCAGCAGTTTGCTGAGCAAACCCAGCAACAACTCGACTACCAGCGTTTATTAGCGCCGCTGGATGGCTTTGCCGATAGCTTAAGTCACTTTGCTAGCCAAGGCGGTGTTGGTTGTAACATTACTGTGCCTTTTAAAACGCAAGCGCTCGAAATAGCCGATGAGCTCACTCCAAGAGCTAAACTGGCAGGGGCGGTGAATACCTTACATTTATTAGCCGATGGCCGTTGGTTAGGTGATAACACCGATGGTGCGGGTTTAGTCATGGACTTAAAGCGGTTAGGCGTTAAGTTAACCGGCGCAAACATTCTCTTGTTAGGAGCTGGCGGCGCCGCACGCGGAGCCCTTGCGCCTCTGCTGGCCGAACAACCTGCACACATAGTAATTGCTAATCGCACGCCCGAACGAGCCGAGGAATTAGCTGAGCACTTTGCGGCGTTTGGTAATATAAGTAGCGCGCCACTTACCGAGTTAACTCAGCCGTTTGATATTATTATCAACAGTACCTCGGCAAGCTTGCAAGGCGAGTCATTGGCATTAACCAATGATGTCTTGCAGGAAAATACCTGCGTTTATGACATGATGTATGACGCGACTGACACGCCTTTTTTAGTATGGGCAAAAGAGCAAGGGCTTACCCGCCGCTTTGATGGCTTGGGGATGCTGGTGGGGCAAGCGGCAGAAAGCTTCTATTTATGGCGAGATGTGCGCCCCGACGTGCTGCCAGTACTCGACGCTTTGCGCAAGCAATTAGCGACTACGCTCTAGGAGAGAAGAGATGAATCAAGACATTATTGTAAATGACGACCTCGTCTGGCAACCAGAGCAAGCAAAACTGACTTTTAGTGCACAGTGGTTTGGCGGGCAAGTACTATGCCACATCAGTGTCGCTTTACTTGAACATCTGAGCGGCCAACAGCTAGTAGACGAAGCCAGTATTATGTTAGCGTTTGAAGCGCAGCGTTTTGATATAGAAGAGCAGGTTAGTGATTTAATTAGCCAAGAGGCGTTTGGACCTGATGGCAGCTTAACTTTATAATAAAAACTAAGGCAAGGCCGCTAAATATTCGTCTTTTAAGCGGACATAATTAGCGGCAGATTCTGCTAAAAACGCTCGCTCTTGCACGGTGAGCTCTCTTATTTGACGAGCTGGACTACCCACATATAAATAACCCGATAACAGTTTTTTGCCGGGCGGTACTAGGCTACCGGCACCGAGTATCACCTCATCAGCAACTTTAGCACCATCCAA
This genomic window from Oceanisphaera avium contains:
- a CDS encoding Sua5/YciO/YrdC/YwlC family protein; translation: MNENELKVALSHLRQGGVIGYATEAVFGLGCDPDNSQAVQRLLNIKHRPIEKGLVLVAADMSQLLPYLDLTQLPKGRLTDILATWPGPNTWIIPAKSAVPTWLKGQFSSLAVRVSAHPQVHDLCLAFGKPLVSSSANITGQPPARSAELLTQQLGCELDYILPGHTQGLANPSLIRDACTFAVVRPA
- the hemF gene encoding oxygen-dependent coproporphyrinogen oxidase yields the protein MSTQPDIHAVKAYLLQLQDTICAGLAAADGGGQFLEDSWTRAEGGGGRSRVMRHGKVIEQGGVNFSHVHGDAMPASATAHRPELAGRSFEAMGVSLVIHPHNPHVPTSHANVRFFFAEKEGADPVWWFGGGFDLTPFYPVEEDCQHWHQVSHDLCAPFGKHVYEDYKKWCDDYFYLKHRDETRGVGGLFFDDLNQWPFAQCFEFMQAVGNGYLEAYLPIIEKRKATPYTEQERQFQLYRRGRYVEFNLVYDRGTLFGLQTGGRTESILMSMPPLARWEYDWQPKTGTKEALLQDFLVPRDWL
- the hdfR gene encoding HTH-type transcriptional regulator HdfR; amino-acid sequence: MDTELLKTFLEVSRTRHFGKAAEHLYLTPSAVSFRIRQLESQLGVTLFTRLRNNIQLTSSGDALIPHAESMLLAWARAQHEVALSERQTQQLAVAGTANLWDAYLQEGLHRLYCELPALSLRADIRTPEQMTRALLGRTLDLAFLTDPARIEGVRHVALHTMELQLVSSHQHLDTAKAMAQDYIRIDWGTAFNTQHAKLFNASTPPILHTGSVRIALEYLLHHGGSTFLPSSMISHYQQQEQLFIVADTPSISREVYAAYLPGGERQALIDEVIALFAPQHEPN
- the aroE gene encoding shikimate dehydrogenase; translated protein: MDRYAVIGHPIKHSQSPFIHQQFAEQTQQQLDYQRLLAPLDGFADSLSHFASQGGVGCNITVPFKTQALEIADELTPRAKLAGAVNTLHLLADGRWLGDNTDGAGLVMDLKRLGVKLTGANILLLGAGGAARGALAPLLAEQPAHIVIANRTPERAEELAEHFAAFGNISSAPLTELTQPFDIIINSTSASLQGESLALTNDVLQENTCVYDMMYDATDTPFLVWAKEQGLTRRFDGLGMLVGQAAESFYLWRDVRPDVLPVLDALRKQLATTL
- a CDS encoding DUF1488 family protein, which encodes MNQDIIVNDDLVWQPEQAKLTFSAQWFGGQVLCHISVALLEHLSGQQLVDEASIMLAFEAQRFDIEEQVSDLISQEAFGPDGSLTL